A genome region from Glycine soja cultivar W05 unplaced genomic scaffold, ASM419377v2 tig00000369_3_pilon_7651823_7831698, whole genome shotgun sequence includes the following:
- the LOC114404135 gene encoding acyl-protein thioesterase 2-like produces MSFAAPSLGSAGGRSARRAFEFGRTYVVRPKGKHQATIVWLHGLGDNGSSWSQLLETLPLPNIKWICPTAPTQPISIFGGFPSTAWFDVGDISEDAPDDLEGLDASAAHVANLLSTEPADIKLGVGGFSMGAATALYSVSCFTAGKYGNGNPYPANLSAAVGLSGWLPCSKTLSNKLQGVDEATRRAQSFPVLLCHGKVDDVVPYKFGEKSSKCLSSTGFQDVTFKAYNGLGHYTIPEEMDEVCAWLTSKLSLEGNTV; encoded by the exons ATGAGCTTTGCTGCGCCATCACTTGGTTCTGCTG GTGGTAGATCTGCTAGAAGAGCATTTGAGTTTGGGAGAACCTATGTTGTCAGGCCTAAAGGTAAACACCAAGCAACTATAGTCTGGTTGCATGGCCTCGGGGATAATGGCTCCAG TTGGTCCCAGCTATTAGAGACCCTTCCTCTTCCAAAT ATTAAATGGATATGTCCGACTGCTCCTACTCAGCCAATATCTATATTTGGTGGCTTTCCGTCCACTGCTT GGTTTGATGTTGGAGATATTTCAGAAGATGCTCCTGATGATCTAGAAGGTTTGGATGCTTCTGCTGCACATGTTGCAAATTTGCTGTCTACAGAACCTGCAGACA TTAAGCTTGGTGTTGGAGGGTTCAGTATGGGAGCAGCTACTGCCCTGTACTCCGTGTCCTGCTTTACTGCTGGAAAATATGGGAATGGCAATCCTTATCCGGCCAACCTAAGTGCAGCTGTTGGTTTAAGTGGCTGGCTTCCATGCTCAAA GACCTTGAGTAACAAGTTACAAGGGGTAGATGAAGCTACAAGGCGTGCTCAGTCCTTTCCTGTTTTGCTGTGTCATGGAAAAg TTGACGATGTTGTTCCTTATAAGTTTGGTGAGAAATCATCGAAGTGCTTAAGTTCAACTGGATTTCAGGATGTAACTTTTAAAGCTTATAATGG GCTTGGACACTACACAATTCCAGAAGAGATGGATGAGGTTTGTGCTTGGCTAACATCAAAATTGAGCCTTGAGGGGAATACAGTTTAG